A window of Desulfovibrio desulfuricans DSM 642 contains these coding sequences:
- a CDS encoding MotE family protein, translated as MTKQPHSATKLRLSKLFRWLAVLCFMKLTILGLLLLDVPVPSWLGGSPKDATVAVNEPHNGQERTETVDPVADAAPSGLAQSVSSTLSSMGSALDSVVDNIKDKTERSQSDPQGSAAARMAAAVKPHADQTTSVTDAALPAPLIRTAASGGAPETAAASKAPGQTFSPNFPEPQALPAPQAEPGTSAPSGSLIVSARPNRASESEWLDALGLSNLPIPGLGSVQAAHAAALDMPVPQTPTGGQSPFAPAEQTAPLTIPGAPPIPANIPRGQGTDGAPLPPRGAAGNNDGFLPPLPQGQSSGTLPVPTVQQPQGAYSNDPNTKAQELARQQQDILVLRQQMDQRLKDIQETEKKMQDMIREARGIENEKVHRLVLTYSMMKPKAAAKALESMDERVAIRILSGMSPKQSGEILTYVSPAKTAKLTELITRMRIPD; from the coding sequence ATGACGAAACAGCCACACTCCGCTACAAAGCTCCGGCTCTCTAAACTATTCCGCTGGCTGGCGGTGCTCTGCTTTATGAAGCTTACCATCCTCGGCCTTTTGCTGCTGGATGTGCCCGTACCCTCCTGGCTTGGCGGATCACCCAAGGATGCCACGGTAGCCGTGAACGAGCCGCACAATGGGCAGGAGCGGACTGAAACCGTGGATCCTGTTGCAGATGCGGCCCCCTCTGGCCTGGCGCAAAGCGTCAGTTCTACACTTTCGTCCATGGGTTCGGCCCTTGATTCTGTTGTAGACAACATCAAGGACAAAACTGAAAGGAGCCAGAGCGACCCGCAAGGTTCTGCCGCCGCCCGCATGGCCGCAGCGGTCAAACCCCATGCAGATCAAACCACCAGCGTGACCGATGCCGCCCTGCCCGCCCCGCTTATCCGTACAGCGGCCTCAGGCGGCGCACCTGAAACTGCGGCGGCTTCCAAGGCTCCCGGCCAGACATTTTCTCCAAATTTTCCCGAACCGCAGGCCCTGCCTGCCCCACAGGCGGAACCGGGCACATCCGCCCCCTCCGGCAGCCTGATTGTTTCTGCCAGACCCAACCGCGCCAGCGAATCCGAATGGCTGGACGCCCTGGGTCTGAGCAATCTGCCCATCCCCGGCCTTGGCAGCGTGCAGGCCGCACACGCGGCAGCGCTGGACATGCCTGTTCCCCAGACGCCCACTGGCGGGCAATCGCCATTTGCTCCCGCAGAGCAAACGGCCCCGCTGACCATACCCGGCGCACCGCCCATCCCGGCAAACATTCCACGCGGTCAGGGCACGGACGGCGCACCTTTGCCGCCGCGCGGCGCGGCAGGCAACAACGACGGCTTTTTGCCCCCCTTGCCGCAGGGGCAAAGCTCGGGCACGCTGCCCGTTCCCACGGTGCAGCAGCCTCAGGGCGCGTATTCCAACGACCCCAATACCAAGGCCCAGGAACTGGCGCGCCAGCAGCAGGACATTCTTGTGCTGCGCCAGCAGATGGATCAGCGCCTCAAGGATATTCAGGAAACTGAAAAGAAAATGCAGGACATGATCCGCGAGGCCAGGGGCATTGAAAACGAAAAAGTTCACCGGCTGGTGCTCACCTATTCCATGATGAAACCCAAGGCAGCAGCCAAGGCTCTGGAAAGCATGGACGAACGTGTGGCCATCCGCATTCTTTCCGGCATGTCGCCCAAGCAGTCAGGCGAAATCCTCACCTACGTTTCCCCGGCCAAGACAGCCAAGCTTACGGAGCTTATCACCCGCATGAGGATACCTGATTAA
- a CDS encoding bifunctional adenosylcobinamide kinase/adenosylcobinamide-phosphate guanylyltransferase, giving the protein MGAAVLFVGGTRSGKSGLAQRWAEAQAPQRLYLATGREDDEEMAARIALHKQERGQGWHCLEEPLDPAGALASLMPAAQPGGKGPGVVLFDCVSLWVANLMAADMTERDILDRVEALAASIAAYPLPLALVSVEAGLGMVAMSSLGRRFQDTLGLANQALARVCGTVLFVSCGLPLVLKGQLPEEIC; this is encoded by the coding sequence ATGGGCGCAGCAGTTCTTTTTGTTGGCGGCACACGCAGCGGCAAAAGCGGTCTGGCCCAGCGCTGGGCCGAGGCGCAAGCCCCGCAGCGGCTGTATCTGGCAACGGGCCGCGAGGACGATGAAGAGATGGCGGCGCGTATTGCCCTGCACAAGCAGGAGCGCGGTCAGGGCTGGCATTGCCTTGAGGAGCCGCTTGATCCGGCTGGCGCTCTGGCATCGCTGATGCCTGCGGCCCAGCCCGGCGGCAAGGGCCCGGGGGTTGTGCTGTTTGACTGCGTTAGCCTGTGGGTAGCCAACCTTATGGCTGCGGACATGACGGAAAGGGATATTCTTGACCGTGTGGAGGCTCTGGCCGCCAGCATTGCGGCCTATCCACTGCCGCTGGCGCTGGTGAGTGTGGAAGCGGGCCTTGGCATGGTTGCCATGTCGAGCCTCGGACGTCGTTTTCAGGATACGCTGGGTCTTGCCAATCAGGCGCTGGCCCGCGTGTGCGGCACGGTACTTTTTGTAAGCTGCGGTCTGCCCCTTGTGCTCAAGGGCCAGTTGCCGGAGGAAATATGCTGA
- the truA gene encoding tRNA pseudouridine(38-40) synthase TruA, translating into MRLKLLIAYVGTCYSGWQIQEKPSPPPTVQGEMEKALRTITGQNIRAHGSGRTDSGVHAHGQVVHCDVPDARANMDWRRSLNAVLPRDIRVLEAMQAAPDFHARKDALRKTYAYQFWLEQTFMPPQLTPFVWKCGPLNVEGMRAALPHLTGLHDFAALRNVGTDVESTERTVLQAELHAMPPCEFYPPHAPMLRFIVTADGFLKQMVRNMAGLLAACGQGKVSPKDIPALLATRDRRDVPSVTAPPQGLALVNVVYPEA; encoded by the coding sequence ATGCGCCTCAAGCTTTTGATCGCCTATGTGGGCACCTGCTACAGCGGCTGGCAGATACAGGAAAAGCCGAGTCCGCCGCCCACAGTTCAGGGCGAGATGGAAAAGGCCCTGCGCACCATCACAGGGCAGAACATACGCGCCCACGGCTCGGGCCGCACCGATTCCGGCGTGCATGCCCATGGGCAGGTTGTGCACTGCGATGTGCCCGATGCGCGGGCCAACATGGACTGGCGGCGCAGCCTCAACGCCGTTTTGCCCCGCGACATCCGCGTTCTGGAGGCCATGCAGGCCGCGCCGGACTTTCACGCACGCAAGGATGCCCTGCGCAAAACCTACGCCTATCAGTTCTGGCTGGAACAGACCTTTATGCCGCCGCAGCTGACGCCCTTTGTGTGGAAATGCGGCCCCCTGAATGTGGAGGGAATGCGCGCCGCCCTGCCCCACCTGACGGGCCTGCACGACTTTGCCGCGCTGCGCAATGTAGGCACGGATGTGGAAAGCACAGAGCGCACGGTGCTGCAAGCCGAGCTGCACGCAATGCCCCCCTGCGAATTTTATCCGCCGCACGCCCCCATGCTGCGCTTTATTGTGACTGCCGATGGCTTTCTCAAGCAGATGGTGCGCAATATGGCGGGTCTGCTGGCTGCCTGCGGCCAGGGCAAGGTATCGCCAAAGGATATCCCCGCCCTGCTTGCCACACGCGACCGCAGGGATGTGCCCTCCGTCACTGCGCCTCCGCAAGGGCTGGCGCTGGTGAATGTGGTGTATCCCGAGGCCTGA
- the fliJ gene encoding flagellar export protein FliJ — protein MPFRFNLQKILDYREQLEEEAKVDLANKQNLLEEARALFERLKAELRQTEDRLFESALVPQAERWLLEQYVKGLRGDVANAALQARMHEQLVDEARKLLAARAIERKLLEKLKERQNQQYIREEQLKEQRVNDETATLRYKAPAL, from the coding sequence GTGCCTTTTCGTTTCAACTTACAGAAAATACTCGACTACCGGGAACAGCTTGAAGAAGAAGCCAAGGTTGATCTGGCCAACAAGCAGAATCTCCTGGAAGAAGCGCGCGCACTTTTTGAACGTCTGAAGGCTGAACTGCGACAGACCGAAGACCGCTTGTTTGAATCAGCCCTTGTTCCGCAGGCGGAACGCTGGCTGCTGGAACAGTATGTAAAAGGATTGCGCGGCGATGTAGCCAATGCAGCCTTGCAGGCCCGCATGCACGAACAGCTTGTTGACGAAGCCCGCAAACTGCTGGCTGCGCGCGCCATTGAAAGAAAACTGCTGGAAAAGCTCAAGGAGCGCCAAAACCAGCAGTATATTCGTGAGGAACAACTGAAGGAGCAACGCGTCAATGACGAAACAGCCACACTCCGCTACAAAGCTCCGGCTCTCTAA
- a CDS encoding methyl-accepting chemotaxis protein has translation MRLSIKLVFLAVLLTAFSIIIGFVSVVGMSSINKDVKDISENWLPTIKSVGEINSMVNEYRRNELVHILTTDESLMRQYENKIQNLTGSINEKVKEYEKLITEPEEKIAFPKFLAAWKGYLENHAKIEVLSKSNKTEEAVKLVLGPARAQYVEALDQLKVIIDINNKGSKTSSADAEAAYERGKLLTISLIIAVMLAATAISILIIRGVTKQLGEDPGYLHHVASEIAAGQLDLAFKPYSGDGGVYGVLIKMVGNLKAKIAEADSKSQQAEQQAKAAQEATALAEEATRRAERAKAEGMLHAAQQLEGIVQIVSSASEALSEKIVQSSRGADEQSGRVRETATAMEEMNATVLEVAKNAQQAADVSHQTREQAVEGSQILDDAVKGIESVHTQSIAIKEDMDALGKQAESIGQIMGVIADIADQTNLLALNAAIEAARAGDAGRGFAVVADEVRKLAEKTMSATQEVGQAITGIQAGTRKNIQNVEQVAVTIESATNMSVRSGESLKKILELVHLVNDQVQSIATASEQQSAASEEINQSVEQVATISAETAQAMEQASGAVADLTQQAQSLQRVIEKMKNQA, from the coding sequence ATGAGACTTTCGATAAAACTTGTGTTTCTTGCAGTATTGTTGACGGCATTTTCAATAATTATTGGATTTGTTTCTGTTGTTGGAATGTCTTCTATAAATAAAGATGTCAAGGATATTTCTGAAAACTGGCTTCCAACAATCAAGTCTGTTGGTGAGATTAACAGTATGGTGAATGAATACAGGCGCAATGAGCTTGTTCACATCCTTACAACAGATGAATCATTGATGCGGCAGTATGAAAACAAGATACAGAATTTGACAGGCAGTATTAATGAAAAAGTTAAAGAATATGAAAAATTAATTACCGAACCTGAGGAAAAAATAGCATTTCCAAAGTTTCTTGCGGCATGGAAGGGCTATTTGGAAAATCACGCGAAGATTGAGGTTCTGTCCAAAAGCAACAAGACTGAAGAAGCTGTCAAGTTGGTGCTTGGCCCGGCCAGGGCGCAGTATGTTGAGGCCCTTGATCAGCTAAAAGTTATTATTGATATCAATAACAAAGGAAGCAAAACTTCATCTGCTGACGCGGAAGCTGCATACGAACGGGGGAAGTTGCTTACGATCTCGTTGATAATCGCGGTCATGCTCGCTGCCACAGCAATTTCCATTTTGATTATCAGGGGTGTAACAAAGCAGCTCGGCGAGGATCCCGGTTATTTGCATCATGTGGCATCGGAGATAGCCGCCGGTCAGCTTGATCTGGCATTTAAACCGTATTCCGGCGATGGCGGCGTTTACGGTGTGCTCATAAAAATGGTTGGCAATCTCAAAGCCAAAATTGCCGAAGCAGACAGCAAATCGCAGCAGGCCGAGCAGCAGGCTAAAGCCGCGCAGGAAGCAACCGCTCTTGCCGAGGAGGCAACCCGGCGGGCAGAGCGGGCCAAGGCGGAAGGCATGCTCCATGCGGCGCAGCAGCTTGAAGGGATCGTGCAGATCGTGTCGTCCGCGTCAGAAGCGCTTTCTGAAAAGATTGTGCAGTCCAGCCGTGGGGCTGACGAGCAGTCGGGCCGTGTGCGTGAAACCGCAACGGCCATGGAAGAAATGAACGCCACTGTGCTGGAAGTGGCCAAAAATGCCCAGCAGGCTGCGGATGTTTCGCATCAGACCCGGGAGCAGGCCGTGGAAGGCTCGCAGATACTCGACGATGCAGTTAAGGGCATTGAATCCGTCCACACGCAGTCCATTGCCATCAAGGAAGATATGGATGCTCTGGGCAAGCAGGCGGAGAGCATCGGCCAGATTATGGGGGTCATTGCCGACATTGCCGACCAGACCAACCTGTTGGCGCTGAACGCCGCCATTGAGGCCGCTCGCGCGGGCGATGCGGGCAGAGGTTTTGCCGTCGTTGCGGATGAAGTGCGCAAACTGGCGGAAAAAACCATGTCTGCCACGCAGGAAGTGGGTCAGGCCATTACGGGCATTCAGGCTGGCACCCGCAAGAATATCCAGAATGTCGAGCAGGTTGCTGTGACAATTGAAAGTGCAACCAACATGTCGGTACGTTCCGGCGAATCACTCAAGAAAATTCTTGAGCTCGTCCATCTGGTCAACGATCAGGTTCAGTCCATTGCTACAGCCAGCGAGCAGCAATCCGCCGCCAGCGAGGAGATCAATCAGTCTGTTGAGCAGGTGGCGACAATTTCTGCGGAAACCGCTCAAGCTATGGAGCAGGCTTCCGGTGCGGTTGCAGACCTGACGCAACAGGCTCAGTCACTCCAGCGGGTTATAGAAAAAATGAAAAATCAGGCTTAG
- the thiD gene encoding bifunctional hydroxymethylpyrimidine kinase/phosphomethylpyrimidine kinase yields the protein MHTPANILTIAGSDSGGGAGIQADLKTIMALGGYGMSVITALTAQNGLGVTGIHAPDADFVRLQLRTVLEGFSVKAAKTGMLFSAPIIRAVADELRNRDFPLVVDPVSVSQSGSRLLQEDAVTALVEEMLPGCDLLTPNRPEAEMLTGMSINSLEDAEAAGQKLLAMGARAVLIKGGHMESSIVVTDCLCIPGEQPKHLPQAKVETENNHGTGCTLSAAIATGIGRGLPLQVAVTRAQEFLNLALRKSYAPGKGCGPVNHAADLNIK from the coding sequence ATGCATACCCCTGCCAACATCCTCACCATCGCCGGTTCTGATTCCGGCGGCGGCGCGGGCATTCAGGCTGACCTGAAAACGATCATGGCGCTCGGCGGTTACGGCATGAGCGTCATCACCGCCCTGACCGCGCAGAACGGATTGGGCGTTACAGGAATTCATGCGCCGGATGCAGATTTTGTGCGCTTGCAACTGCGCACGGTGCTTGAAGGTTTTTCCGTCAAGGCCGCAAAAACAGGCATGCTCTTTTCTGCCCCCATCATCCGCGCCGTTGCGGACGAACTGCGCAACCGCGACTTCCCCCTTGTGGTTGACCCTGTTTCCGTGAGCCAGAGCGGTAGCCGCCTGTTGCAGGAAGACGCCGTGACAGCGCTGGTGGAAGAAATGCTGCCCGGCTGCGACCTGCTGACCCCCAACCGCCCTGAGGCGGAAATGCTCACCGGCATGAGCATCAACAGCCTTGAAGACGCAGAGGCCGCAGGCCAGAAGCTGCTTGCCATGGGTGCGCGCGCAGTGCTCATCAAGGGCGGGCACATGGAAAGCTCCATCGTTGTTACAGACTGCCTGTGCATACCCGGCGAACAGCCCAAGCACCTCCCTCAGGCCAAGGTGGAGACGGAAAACAACCACGGCACGGGCTGCACGCTTTCTGCCGCCATCGCCACAGGGATTGGGCGCGGTTTGCCCCTACAGGTTGCTGTAACCCGGGCGCAGGAATTTCTTAATCTTGCCCTGCGTAAAAGCTACGCCCCCGGCAAGGGCTGCGGCCCTGTGAACCACGCTGCGGATTTAAACATCAAATAG